The Bryobacteraceae bacterium genome includes a window with the following:
- a CDS encoding hypothetical protein (possible pseudo, frameshifted), with amino-acid sequence MAVSRSARTRPQPWSTGGEIEEWISRDAGRTRKKSRELTRGSRFNHADVRRPLHAHPDFLAIWAGGGALNPSPSSLCFANRKGEVFRLPFTMRRDEEEPERLRF; translated from the coding sequence GTGGCGGTTTCTCGCTCCGCCCGGACCCGGCCCCAGCCCTGGTCTACCGGGGGTGAAATCGAGGAATGGATCAGCCGCGATGCAGGGCGCACCCGGAAAAAGTCCCGCGAGCTGACGCGCGGCAGCCGGTTCAACCACGCGGATGTCCGGCGCCCGCTGCACGCTCATCCGGACTTTCTGGCCATCTGGGCCGGCGGCGGCGCGCTGAATCCGTCGCCGTCTTCCCTTTGCTTCGCCAACCGGAAAGGCGAAGTGTTCCGCCTGCCCTTCACGATGCGGCGCGACGAAGAAGAGCCGGAACGCCTGCGCTTCTGA
- the argB gene encoding acetylglutamate kinase produces MRIVIKLGGTLLDQPKTLKALAAQIAALPAGAQPVVVHGGGKQMTKFLEERGVESRFVNGLRVTTPEVLDAVLKIFAGSVNKQLVAALVAEGAPAVGLSGIDAKLAEAKPMSAELGAVGRIHRVNAELLEVLCDASYLPVVACVAGDSDGNIYNVNADQMASALAIAFDADRLIFLTDVEGVRGAGGAILSHLTPDDARKLIAAGVATGGMQAKLEAACEAVDQGVSEVVIAPGAAPGILDRLIAGEAAGTLLSWNWEPEDVEEEEEE; encoded by the coding sequence ATGCGCATCGTGATCAAGCTGGGCGGAACGCTCCTGGATCAGCCGAAGACGCTGAAGGCGCTGGCGGCGCAGATCGCCGCCCTGCCGGCTGGCGCGCAGCCGGTGGTGGTCCACGGCGGCGGCAAACAGATGACGAAGTTCCTGGAGGAGCGCGGCGTGGAGAGCCGGTTTGTCAACGGGCTGCGCGTGACGACCCCGGAAGTGCTGGACGCCGTGCTCAAGATCTTCGCCGGCAGCGTAAACAAGCAGCTGGTGGCCGCGCTCGTGGCCGAGGGCGCCCCTGCCGTGGGGCTGAGCGGCATTGACGCGAAGCTGGCGGAAGCGAAACCGATGAGCGCGGAGCTGGGCGCCGTCGGGCGCATCCACCGGGTGAACGCGGAGCTTCTGGAAGTGCTCTGCGACGCCAGCTACCTGCCCGTGGTGGCCTGCGTGGCGGGCGACTCGGACGGCAACATCTACAACGTGAACGCGGACCAGATGGCTTCGGCGCTGGCCATCGCGTTTGATGCGGACCGGCTCATCTTTCTGACGGATGTGGAGGGCGTGCGCGGCGCCGGCGGAGCGATCCTGTCCCACCTGACTCCGGACGACGCCAGGAAGCTGATCGCCGCCGGGGTGGCGACCGGCGGGATGCAGGCGAAGCTGGAAGCCGCGTGCGAAGCCGTCGATCAGGGGGTGTCCGAGGTGGTCATCGCGCCCGGCGCGGCGCCGGGCATTCTCGACCGCCTGATTGCCGGCGAGGCGGCGGGCACGCTGCTGAGCTGGAACTGGGAGCCGGAGGACGTGGAAGAGGAGGAAGAGGAGTGA
- a CDS encoding putative Fe(2+)-trafficking protein: MSEAKPRRMVHCVKFGREMEGLDEVPFDNHPLGQKIYENVSKEAWRMWVEHMKMLMNEYRLNLGTREAQEFLLKQMEQYFFGEGAQLPPDYVPPQH; this comes from the coding sequence ATGTCGGAAGCCAAACCCAGGCGCATGGTGCACTGCGTCAAATTCGGACGCGAGATGGAAGGGCTCGACGAAGTCCCTTTCGACAACCATCCGTTGGGCCAGAAGATTTACGAGAACGTGTCCAAAGAGGCGTGGCGCATGTGGGTCGAGCACATGAAGATGCTCATGAACGAATACCGCCTCAATCTCGGCACGCGCGAGGCTCAGGAGTTCCTGCTCAAACAGATGGAGCAGTACTTCTTCGGCGAAGGCGCGCAGCTGCCGCCCGATTACGTCCCGCCGCAGCATTGA
- a CDS encoding acetyltransferase, with amino-acid sequence MTLRKARMSDIPGILRLINGYAAQGLMLPRNGFELAENIRDFTVAAAADTVHGCAALHFYGPAMAEVRSLAVDETLKGAGIGRLLMEALEAEARGFDLDLLFAFTYVPKFFTRLGYRQVDRSALPLKAWKDCLRCPKFQACDEIAVLKWLKPEAELAGRTETADTDELIQIPVFRGN; translated from the coding sequence GTGACGCTGCGCAAGGCGCGCATGAGCGATATCCCGGGAATCCTGCGCCTGATCAACGGCTATGCGGCGCAGGGCCTCATGCTGCCGCGCAACGGCTTCGAGCTGGCGGAAAACATCCGCGACTTCACCGTGGCTGCAGCCGCCGATACGGTGCACGGATGCGCCGCCCTGCACTTCTACGGCCCCGCGATGGCGGAAGTGCGCTCGCTGGCGGTGGACGAGACGCTGAAAGGGGCGGGCATCGGCAGGCTGCTGATGGAGGCGCTGGAGGCCGAGGCGCGCGGGTTCGATCTCGACCTGCTGTTCGCCTTCACCTATGTGCCGAAGTTCTTTACGCGGCTGGGATACCGGCAGGTGGACCGGAGCGCCCTGCCGCTGAAAGCCTGGAAAGACTGCCTGCGGTGCCCGAAATTCCAGGCCTGCGACGAAATCGCCGTGCTGAAGTGGCTGAAGCCGGAGGCGGAACTGGCGGGACGGACCGAAACCGCCGACACCGACGAGCTGATCCAGATCCCCGTGTTTCGGGGCAATTAG
- a CDS encoding membrane protein codes for MSYWSRARGLLPALPVSGRNLSLRLCWLLALWLLAGALPRRPWVNGAGVDASWYLALNLIHEQGLVFGRHIAYTMGPLGYLFTPEPELVSAGQVLLLRVLNWLLLLWAAFAALRRLGPPQGAAVAAVLATQALLDRTPADVWQAGYMAALLALAWADAWAPVRLTVAAIAAGLSMLLKANEGLAAFLLYYLLCVPALWRHRPGRLQAAFFLALPPATVLLWFGLVERDLFAVFPYFRNFLETTSGYSDAMSIDGPLWQVGLTVLYGMLILSVPVVSGEWRWLRSPAFLCFGLSAFVGFKHAMVRQDGHADLALQKLALAGLFLLAACTAPLARRLLVPVLLFGSAFTWIYVLQEQPWLVRIAASRLTPQGIMGALRTLADWSREYQGLQIHSHNARTHLRLPAEFHEAIRARSVDAFPHCIDVICANGWNYRPRPTIESSGAYTPALDRLNADHFSGDRAPDFVLFVWEAIDGRHPLLQDAATLHALKTRYRPVLVGDRALLMERRSPPVQVELIPAGETSVAWNQPVELPDSGPGEFIYFAADIQPSPYGALRTFLLRAAPIHLRVWRRSGKEGWYRSVRRLLTIPAQIRPLPENLAEFSEMLESPAREEEDPVQAIAWTTPRPAEYDPEIRVKWFRVRWVADSEGGASGLAESTRGEQRQR; via the coding sequence ATGTCCTATTGGTCCCGGGCGCGAGGTCTGCTCCCGGCTCTCCCCGTCTCCGGCCGTAATCTTTCCCTGCGCCTTTGCTGGCTTCTGGCTCTGTGGCTGCTCGCCGGCGCGCTGCCCCGCCGGCCCTGGGTCAATGGAGCGGGCGTCGATGCCTCCTGGTATCTTGCGCTGAATCTGATCCACGAGCAGGGTCTCGTGTTCGGCCGCCACATCGCTTACACAATGGGGCCGCTCGGCTATCTGTTCACGCCGGAACCGGAACTGGTTTCGGCTGGCCAGGTTCTCCTGTTGCGGGTCTTGAACTGGCTCCTCCTGCTCTGGGCAGCCTTTGCTGCGCTGCGGCGCCTGGGTCCGCCGCAGGGCGCCGCCGTGGCGGCCGTGCTGGCCACGCAGGCGCTTCTGGATCGCACTCCCGCCGATGTCTGGCAGGCAGGCTACATGGCCGCCCTGCTGGCGCTGGCATGGGCGGATGCCTGGGCGCCTGTGCGGCTGACGGTTGCGGCCATCGCTGCAGGCCTGTCCATGCTGCTGAAAGCCAACGAGGGGCTGGCAGCGTTCCTCCTGTATTACCTTCTCTGCGTGCCTGCTCTGTGGCGTCACAGGCCTGGCCGCCTGCAGGCCGCTTTCTTCCTCGCTCTGCCGCCCGCCACTGTGCTGCTCTGGTTCGGGCTTGTAGAGCGGGATCTCTTTGCGGTGTTCCCCTACTTCAGGAATTTTCTGGAAACCACAAGCGGTTACAGCGATGCGATGAGCATCGACGGGCCGCTCTGGCAAGTGGGACTGACCGTCCTTTATGGCATGCTGATTCTCTCCGTGCCTGTTGTCAGCGGCGAGTGGCGCTGGCTGCGCAGCCCCGCATTTCTCTGCTTTGGTCTGTCGGCATTCGTTGGGTTCAAGCACGCCATGGTGCGGCAGGACGGCCACGCGGACCTTGCTTTGCAGAAGCTCGCCCTGGCCGGACTGTTTCTGCTTGCCGCCTGCACGGCGCCCCTCGCGCGGCGGTTGCTTGTTCCGGTGCTCCTCTTCGGCAGCGCCTTCACCTGGATTTACGTCCTGCAGGAGCAGCCATGGCTGGTCCGCATCGCCGCCTCGAGGCTGACGCCACAGGGCATCATGGGCGCACTGCGCACACTGGCGGACTGGAGCCGTGAGTACCAGGGTTTACAGATCCACTCTCACAATGCCCGCACCCATCTCCGCCTGCCCGCCGAGTTCCATGAAGCCATCCGAGCCAGATCTGTCGATGCATTCCCGCACTGCATCGACGTCATCTGCGCCAACGGCTGGAATTACCGGCCGCGTCCCACCATCGAGTCCAGCGGCGCCTATACTCCCGCGTTGGACCGTCTTAACGCCGATCATTTCTCCGGAGACCGTGCGCCGGATTTCGTGCTATTTGTCTGGGAGGCCATTGATGGACGCCACCCGCTCCTGCAGGACGCCGCGACGCTTCACGCGCTCAAGACCCGCTACAGGCCTGTGCTGGTCGGTGATCGTGCGCTGCTGATGGAGCGCCGAAGCCCGCCTGTGCAGGTTGAACTGATCCCTGCCGGCGAGACCTCTGTCGCCTGGAACCAACCCGTCGAGCTGCCTGACTCCGGCCCCGGAGAGTTCATCTACTTCGCTGCTGACATTCAGCCCTCGCCGTACGGGGCCCTGCGGACGTTTCTCCTCCGTGCGGCGCCCATCCATCTGCGGGTTTGGCGGCGGTCTGGCAAGGAGGGCTGGTACCGCAGCGTGCGGCGGCTGCTGACGATTCCGGCGCAGATCCGGCCGCTGCCGGAAAACCTCGCTGAATTTTCAGAAATGCTGGAAAGTCCGGCCCGGGAAGAGGAGGATCCGGTGCAGGCCATTGCGTGGACGACGCCGCGGCCAGCCGAGTACGATCCTGAGATTCGAGTGAAGTGGTTCCGCGTCCGATGGGTTGCCGACAGCGAAGGTGGTGCGAGCGGGCTGGCGGAATCCACGAGAGGTGAGCAACGGCAGCGCTGA
- a CDS encoding TonB-dependent receptor encodes MKQFAVFLFSALSVFAQGQGAAGIAGTVTDPSQAAVPQATVRLFTRDSTIQLATTADAQGRFRFERLAPGEYLIEARTETLDQASPVLVKAEAGRTAEIELKLDIRGLAAQVQVTAAVTPQSTVESGKAMDIVDAAMLERRAEILLSEAVRLVPGLRVQQLGGPGSFTRIQMRGLRAADTGVLIDGMRLRDPASVQGDATAFLGDMQLIQTDRVEILRGLGSSVYGTNATAGVLNLVTDSGGGRTRGEIGGEGGGLGLARGLAKIAGEAARSRLHYSAGIAHLNVNGGVDGVESVRNSSAQGQLLWRPSATASLSGRVWATLSTVGVNSSPYAAPAANLPASTVIRAIPLDAAQARLGDRGLPFQWGNATFAPNFFDPDSRREGRFVTTLVQWVQQASPRFSYRLSYQNVDTERDNRNGPAGQGFQPQFNSSSLFAGRIDTVQARADAALARWNAFSAGLEWERESYENPSRDENPDPAQRVNARASAQQRTLAVFVQDQIRLFQERLQIGLTGRYQTFDLSKPKFEGGFPLYQNAPFTAPPDALTGDAAISYFIPSANTKLRAHAGNGFRAPTLYERMGSSFFWGAFSPLGDPQLRPERTVSFDFGVDRYFANSRYRLSSTYFYTRLQEVIGYSGLVNDPYGRWGGYVNMGGGLARGVELAAEARPQRNLLVQTSYTYTNADERRSSLIGGSLRSIRVFPHMFTLTATQQVTRRWQVTTDFLSASDYISGSFFVGSGSRPYEFPGPRKLDIATSYTLPLDDTRSLRFYVRAENVLNQRYFEDGFRTPRAWASAGMKWMF; translated from the coding sequence ATGAAACAATTCGCTGTATTTCTGTTTTCTGCTCTCAGTGTCTTCGCGCAGGGCCAGGGCGCGGCGGGCATCGCCGGCACGGTGACGGACCCGTCGCAGGCGGCGGTGCCGCAGGCCACGGTGCGCCTGTTCACGCGCGATTCGACGATCCAGCTGGCGACCACCGCGGACGCGCAGGGACGCTTCCGGTTCGAGCGTCTGGCGCCGGGCGAGTATCTGATCGAGGCGCGCACGGAGACGCTGGACCAGGCGAGCCCCGTGCTCGTGAAGGCCGAGGCAGGCCGCACGGCCGAAATCGAACTGAAGCTCGACATCCGCGGCCTCGCCGCGCAGGTGCAGGTGACGGCGGCGGTGACGCCGCAGTCGACGGTTGAATCGGGCAAGGCGATGGACATTGTCGACGCCGCGATGCTGGAGCGCCGCGCGGAGATCCTGCTGTCGGAGGCGGTGCGGCTGGTGCCCGGCCTGCGCGTGCAGCAGCTGGGCGGACCGGGCTCGTTCACGCGCATCCAGATGCGCGGCCTGCGCGCGGCCGACACGGGCGTGCTGATCGACGGCATGCGGCTGCGCGATCCGGCCAGCGTGCAGGGCGATGCGACGGCGTTCCTGGGCGACATGCAGCTGATCCAGACGGACCGCGTGGAGATCCTGCGCGGGCTGGGCTCGAGCGTCTACGGAACCAACGCGACGGCGGGCGTGCTGAATCTGGTGACGGACTCCGGCGGCGGGCGCACGCGGGGCGAGATCGGCGGCGAAGGCGGCGGGTTAGGACTCGCGCGCGGACTGGCGAAGATCGCCGGCGAAGCGGCGCGGAGCCGGCTGCACTACAGCGCGGGCATCGCGCACCTGAACGTGAACGGCGGCGTGGACGGGGTGGAGAGCGTGCGCAATTCGAGCGCCCAGGGGCAGCTCCTGTGGCGGCCTTCAGCGACGGCGTCGCTGTCCGGACGCGTCTGGGCGACGCTGAGCACGGTGGGCGTGAACTCGTCGCCCTATGCGGCGCCCGCGGCGAATCTGCCGGCGAGCACGGTGATCCGCGCCATCCCGCTGGATGCGGCGCAGGCGCGGCTCGGCGACCGCGGGCTGCCGTTCCAGTGGGGCAATGCGACGTTCGCGCCCAATTTCTTCGACCCCGACAGCCGGCGCGAGGGCCGGTTTGTGACGACGCTGGTGCAGTGGGTGCAGCAGGCTTCGCCGCGCTTCAGCTACCGGCTGAGCTATCAGAACGTGGACACGGAGCGCGACAACCGCAACGGTCCCGCCGGGCAGGGCTTCCAGCCGCAGTTCAACTCGTCGAGCCTCTTCGCGGGGCGCATCGACACAGTGCAGGCGCGCGCCGACGCCGCGCTGGCGCGGTGGAATGCGTTCAGCGCGGGCCTTGAATGGGAACGCGAGTCTTATGAGAATCCTTCGCGCGACGAAAACCCGGACCCGGCGCAGCGGGTGAATGCGCGGGCTTCAGCGCAGCAGCGCACTCTGGCGGTGTTCGTGCAGGACCAGATCCGGCTGTTCCAGGAGCGGCTGCAGATCGGGCTCACCGGGCGCTACCAGACGTTCGATCTGTCGAAGCCGAAATTCGAGGGCGGCTTCCCGCTGTATCAGAACGCGCCCTTCACGGCGCCGCCGGACGCACTGACCGGCGACGCGGCCATCTCGTACTTCATCCCGTCGGCGAACACGAAGCTGCGGGCGCACGCAGGCAACGGATTCCGCGCGCCGACGCTGTACGAGCGCATGGGCAGCTCGTTTTTCTGGGGCGCCTTCAGCCCGCTGGGCGATCCGCAGCTGCGGCCGGAGCGCACGGTCTCGTTCGACTTCGGCGTGGACCGTTACTTCGCCAATTCGCGCTACCGGCTCAGCTCGACGTATTTCTACACGCGCCTGCAGGAAGTGATCGGCTACTCGGGGCTCGTGAACGACCCCTACGGCCGCTGGGGCGGGTATGTGAACATGGGCGGCGGGCTGGCGCGCGGCGTCGAACTGGCAGCCGAAGCGCGGCCGCAGCGCAACCTGCTGGTGCAGACGTCCTACACCTACACGAACGCCGACGAGCGGCGCAGCTCGCTCATCGGCGGCTCGCTCCGTTCGATCCGCGTATTTCCGCACATGTTCACACTGACAGCGACGCAGCAGGTGACGCGGCGCTGGCAGGTGACCACGGATTTCCTCTCAGCCAGCGACTACATCTCGGGCTCGTTCTTCGTGGGCAGCGGGAGCCGGCCGTATGAATTCCCGGGGCCACGGAAGCTGGACATCGCCACCAGCTACACGCTGCCGCTGGATGACACGCGTTCGCTGCGCTTCTACGTGCGCGCGGAGAACGTGCTCAACCAGCGGTATTTCGAAGACGGCTTCCGCACGCCGCGGGCGTGGGCGTCGGCCGGAATGAAGTGGATGTTCTGA
- the fabH gene encoding 3-oxoacyl-[acyl-carrier-protein] synthase 3 has product MAFLAEFGCWLPEHIVTSAEAGSWVGSDAEWVRNVSGIDERRFAAETETVADLAARAGADCLKRAGLAAKHLGMILVASGTAERSFPGPACTAARLLGAEHVPALDIPMASAGSLFALSLASRLAGQLGPILVIGAEIMSRVVLREPRERGVAILFGDGAGACLVSPNAGRAEIVDSFLASDGSFADDLKLDHGAPLQMNGRSVILQASRKIPAAIRTVLDRNGVAPAAVQAFLMHQANQNLLDKIAAALGVPPDRFFSNIRRYGNTSSASLLIAACEWSRAEGFRSGAPVVFAAFGAGFHWGALLARGV; this is encoded by the coding sequence ATGGCGTTTCTTGCAGAATTCGGCTGCTGGCTGCCGGAGCACATCGTCACCAGCGCGGAAGCCGGCTCGTGGGTCGGCTCGGACGCCGAGTGGGTCAGGAACGTCTCCGGCATTGACGAGCGCCGCTTCGCCGCGGAGACCGAGACGGTGGCCGATCTGGCCGCCCGCGCGGGCGCGGACTGCCTGAAGCGCGCCGGTCTTGCAGCGAAACATCTCGGCATGATCCTGGTGGCCAGCGGCACAGCCGAGCGCTCCTTCCCCGGTCCCGCCTGCACGGCGGCGCGGCTGCTGGGCGCGGAGCACGTGCCCGCCCTCGACATCCCCATGGCCAGCGCGGGATCGCTGTTCGCGCTCTCGCTCGCCTCGCGCCTGGCCGGACAGCTCGGCCCCATCCTTGTCATCGGCGCGGAGATCATGTCCCGCGTCGTTCTGCGGGAGCCGCGGGAAAGGGGCGTCGCCATCCTCTTCGGCGACGGCGCCGGCGCGTGCCTTGTTTCGCCCAACGCCGGACGCGCCGAGATCGTCGACTCTTTCCTGGCCTCCGACGGCTCCTTTGCGGATGACCTGAAACTCGATCACGGTGCGCCCCTGCAGATGAACGGCCGCAGCGTCATCCTGCAGGCCTCGCGGAAAATCCCCGCCGCCATCCGCACCGTGCTCGACCGCAATGGCGTCGCGCCCGCCGCCGTTCAGGCGTTCCTCATGCACCAGGCCAACCAGAACCTGCTCGACAAGATCGCTGCGGCCCTGGGCGTGCCGCCGGATCGCTTCTTCTCCAACATCCGCCGCTATGGCAACACTTCTTCGGCATCCCTGCTGATTGCGGCCTGCGAGTGGAGCCGCGCGGAAGGCTTCCGTTCCGGCGCGCCGGTCGTCTTCGCTGCGTTCGGCGCGGGCTTCCACTGGGGCGCGCTGCTCGCCCGCGGCGTCTGA
- a CDS encoding molybdopterin-binding protein, with the protein MRAQTIDVRQAHGRVLCCTIFRPGGKKLLSKGHVLSAEDVQLLETEGLRTVWVTELEEGEVSEDEAVLQVATAMACGSAEVRPAAGGRANLHATEDTCVLVDDELLRQINCTSSVVIATAANFSFARAGDRIATVKSAPFAVSKQELEVILGTLGERGPLLQARPVRNPSLAILYSDHYDGERARMMFEPIVRQRMARFGIQPRYRLSCTETETEVVKSLGHLLRMNPDVVLVASTTAPAGPEDVIGRAMQRLGAHLERYLAPVEPGNLLLLGYRDSVPIVSAPGCFRSAKPNVVDLVLPPLLARYRVSGWEIACLGHGGLLS; encoded by the coding sequence ATGCGCGCCCAGACGATTGATGTTCGCCAGGCCCACGGCAGGGTTCTCTGCTGCACGATCTTCCGCCCCGGCGGGAAGAAGCTGCTCTCCAAAGGCCATGTCCTCAGCGCCGAGGATGTGCAGCTGCTCGAGACGGAAGGACTGCGGACGGTCTGGGTGACGGAGCTCGAAGAAGGCGAGGTCTCGGAAGACGAGGCCGTCCTCCAGGTGGCAACGGCCATGGCCTGCGGGTCGGCGGAGGTGCGTCCCGCAGCGGGCGGGCGGGCCAACCTGCACGCCACGGAGGATACCTGCGTTCTGGTGGACGACGAGCTGCTGCGGCAGATCAACTGCACCTCCTCGGTCGTCATTGCGACCGCCGCCAACTTCTCTTTTGCGCGGGCGGGGGACCGGATCGCAACAGTGAAGAGCGCTCCGTTCGCCGTCTCGAAGCAGGAGCTGGAGGTGATCCTCGGCACGCTGGGAGAACGCGGGCCGCTGCTGCAGGCGCGGCCGGTGCGCAACCCCTCGCTCGCCATTCTGTACAGCGACCACTACGACGGCGAGCGGGCGCGGATGATGTTCGAGCCGATCGTGCGGCAGCGCATGGCGCGTTTTGGGATTCAGCCCCGATACCGGCTGTCCTGCACGGAAACCGAAACCGAAGTGGTGAAGTCGCTGGGACACCTCCTGCGCATGAATCCCGACGTCGTGCTGGTGGCGTCCACGACAGCGCCGGCGGGGCCGGAGGACGTGATCGGCCGCGCTATGCAGCGGCTGGGCGCCCATCTGGAACGCTATCTGGCGCCCGTCGAACCGGGCAACCTGCTGCTGCTCGGATACAGGGACTCGGTTCCCATCGTTTCCGCGCCGGGCTGCTTCCGCTCGGCGAAACCCAATGTCGTCGATCTGGTTCTCCCGCCGCTGCTGGCCCGCTACCGGGTTTCGGGCTGGGAGATCGCCTGCCTTGGCCACGGGGGGCTTCTGTCCTGA
- a CDS encoding alginate O-acetyltransferase, giving the protein MVLASSIYFVFLAGVFLLYWPLSRWRAASVALLLFANLFFYAKWDLHYLALIPPAAFLDYLIGRGLGAWQSPPVRRLLVTASIALNLGLLAAFKYMPFFLGTWAAASGGKAPEWHWVFPLGLSFYCFQAMTYTIDLYRRDGKPVRSLLTHMTAVTFFPTTLSGPITRVLALAPQLEKTGKQLSPEDSGRAFWRIGIGLMKKFLIADYLAENLVNRVFDTPGLYTGMETLIGVYAYAAQLYYDFSGYTDIAIGSALLLGIRLPENFNRPYLALNISEFWRRWHISLSNWLRDYLYFSLPGLRSRWKWPTYFNLFITMLLGGLWHGPSWTFVVWGALHGLALAVHHGFRAARGNPPPGGWPARLLSRVLTAHFVIFAWIFFRASSIGNAFEVLGRIGSLTVSFANITLPIAVVLLIAVTAHYLPKRWAEWCAALYARAPFYAQAAALALLVLAIEYVAITGAAPFLYTQF; this is encoded by the coding sequence ATGGTTCTTGCCAGCTCCATCTATTTCGTCTTTTTGGCCGGGGTTTTTCTCCTCTACTGGCCGTTGTCCCGCTGGCGCGCGGCATCTGTCGCGCTGCTGCTGTTCGCCAATCTCTTCTTTTATGCCAAGTGGGATCTGCACTACCTGGCGCTGATCCCGCCGGCGGCGTTCCTCGATTACCTCATCGGGCGCGGTCTGGGCGCCTGGCAGAGCCCCCCGGTGCGCCGTCTGCTGGTGACGGCGAGCATCGCCCTCAACCTGGGCCTGCTGGCGGCGTTCAAGTACATGCCCTTCTTCCTTGGGACCTGGGCAGCCGCCTCGGGCGGCAAGGCGCCCGAATGGCACTGGGTCTTTCCGCTCGGCCTCTCTTTCTACTGCTTCCAGGCGATGACCTACACCATCGACCTCTACCGGCGCGATGGCAAGCCCGTGCGCAGCCTGCTGACGCACATGACTGCGGTCACCTTCTTTCCCACGACGCTCAGCGGTCCCATCACGCGCGTGCTGGCGCTGGCGCCGCAGCTCGAAAAGACCGGAAAGCAGCTTTCCCCCGAAGACAGCGGCCGCGCCTTCTGGCGCATCGGAATCGGCCTGATGAAGAAATTCCTCATCGCCGATTATCTGGCCGAGAATCTTGTCAACCGCGTCTTCGACACGCCCGGTCTGTATACCGGCATGGAGACTCTCATCGGCGTCTACGCTTACGCCGCGCAGCTCTACTACGACTTCTCCGGCTACACGGACATCGCCATCGGAAGCGCGCTTCTGCTGGGCATCAGGCTGCCGGAGAATTTCAACCGGCCCTATCTGGCGCTGAACATCAGCGAGTTCTGGCGCCGGTGGCACATCAGCCTGTCGAACTGGCTCCGCGATTATCTGTATTTCTCGCTGCCGGGCCTCCGCTCCAGGTGGAAGTGGCCCACCTATTTCAACCTGTTCATCACCATGCTGCTCGGCGGACTGTGGCATGGCCCCAGCTGGACCTTCGTCGTCTGGGGCGCGCTGCACGGGCTGGCGCTGGCCGTTCATCACGGCTTCCGGGCGGCGCGCGGCAATCCGCCGCCGGGCGGCTGGCCCGCGCGGCTGCTGAGCCGCGTGCTGACGGCGCATTTCGTCATCTTCGCGTGGATCTTCTTCCGCGCCTCTTCGATCGGGAACGCCTTCGAGGTGCTGGGCAGGATCGGGTCGCTCACGGTCAGCTTCGCCAACATCACGCTACCGATCGCCGTGGTTCTGCTGATCGCCGTCACGGCGCACTATCTGCCGAAGCGCTGGGCCGAGTGGTGCGCGGCCCTGTACGCGCGCGCGCCGTTCTATGCGCAGGCAGCCGCTCTGGCGCTGCTCGTTCTGGCCATCGAGTACGTTGCCATCACGGGCGCCGCGCCGTTCCTGTACACGCAGTTCTGA
- the argC gene encoding N-acetyl-gamma-glutamyl-phosphate reductase, which yields MKIRAGIVGFRGYSGMELVKILSGHPRVEPVLMEHRSDAAPEVHPLGWQGPERIAATAEAARTADVAVVLLATPADVSMQLAPEFLEAGIRVIDLSGAFRLRTVERYRHWYKEEHTQPALLAEAVYGLPEFYREQVKGARLVANPGCYPTAANLALRPLVEAGCIDRRHGIICDAKSGVSGAGRKPSLKTSFCEVTENFSAYSILGHRHVPEVLLNSGLEESEFSFTAHLLPIHRGILETIYFRAAEGVTAERLLEVYQGAYPDEPFVKLYPPGSVPDLRPVQHTNLCLIGWRVDDATRRAVVVACIDNLGKGAAGQAVQNLNLMLDLAETEGLQCAS from the coding sequence ATGAAGATCCGGGCTGGCATTGTTGGGTTCCGCGGCTACAGCGGAATGGAGCTGGTGAAGATCCTGTCGGGACACCCGCGGGTGGAGCCCGTGCTGATGGAGCACCGCTCCGACGCCGCGCCTGAGGTGCACCCGCTGGGCTGGCAGGGACCGGAGCGGATTGCAGCCACGGCGGAAGCGGCGCGGACGGCTGACGTGGCGGTGGTGCTGCTGGCGACGCCGGCGGACGTGAGCATGCAGCTGGCGCCGGAGTTTCTCGAGGCAGGCATCCGCGTGATCGACCTGAGCGGCGCGTTCCGGCTGCGGACCGTTGAGCGTTACCGGCATTGGTATAAGGAGGAACACACGCAACCGGCTCTGCTTGCGGAAGCCGTCTACGGACTTCCCGAGTTTTACCGGGAGCAGGTGAAGGGAGCGCGGCTGGTGGCGAATCCCGGCTGTTACCCGACGGCGGCGAATCTGGCGCTGCGCCCGCTGGTCGAGGCCGGTTGCATCGACCGCAGGCATGGAATCATCTGCGACGCCAAGAGCGGCGTGAGCGGGGCGGGGCGGAAGCCGTCGCTGAAGACCAGCTTCTGCGAGGTGACGGAGAACTTCAGCGCCTATTCGATTCTCGGACACCGGCATGTCCCGGAGGTGCTTCTGAACAGCGGGCTGGAGGAAAGCGAGTTCAGCTTCACGGCGCATCTGCTGCCCATCCATCGCGGGATTCTGGAGACGATCTACTTCCGCGCGGCGGAGGGTGTGACGGCGGAGCGGCTGCTGGAGGTGTATCAGGGCGCTTACCCGGACGAGCCGTTCGTGAAGCTGTACCCGCCCGGTTCGGTTCCGGACCTGCGCCCCGTGCAGCATACAAACCTGTGCCTGATCGGCTGGCGGGTGGACGATGCAACGCGCCGGGCGGTCGTGGTAGCCTGCATTGACAACCTCGGCAAAGGCGCCGCCGGACAGGCGGTGCAGAACCTGAACCTGATGCTTGACCTGGCCGAGACGGAGGGCTTGCAATGCGCATCGTGA